One Myxococcaceae bacterium JPH2 genomic window carries:
- a CDS encoding tetratricopeptide repeat protein, whose protein sequence is MTTESKDPLSNDTPKPLSGPEMLERATEGFNLFQDGQFSESLAIFQTLAAMDSTEAYFQTALGACFLALEDLEQAVSYFNRAIELDPSDLTPFVNRGEAYLRQGRVMDAAQDFQHAVSLDPENKDPLSNRARMLAAAALESAEEAQASDGASGAASRS, encoded by the coding sequence ATGACGACTGAATCGAAGGACCCCCTGTCGAACGACACCCCGAAGCCGCTCTCCGGCCCCGAGATGCTCGAGCGGGCCACTGAGGGCTTCAACCTGTTCCAGGATGGCCAGTTCAGCGAGTCGCTCGCGATCTTCCAGACGCTGGCGGCCATGGACTCGACCGAGGCCTACTTCCAGACGGCCCTGGGCGCCTGCTTCCTGGCGCTCGAGGACCTGGAGCAGGCCGTGTCGTACTTCAATCGCGCCATCGAGTTGGATCCCTCGGACCTCACGCCGTTCGTGAACCGGGGCGAGGCGTATCTCCGGCAGGGCCGGGTGATGGACGCGGCCCAGGATTTCCAGCACGCCGTGTCGCTGGACCCGGAGAACAAGGACCCCTTGAGCAACCGCGCCCGGATGCTCGCCGCCGCAGCGCTGGAGAGCGCCGAGGAGGCTCAGGCCTCCGACGGTGCCTCGGGCGCCGCCTCCCGTTCCTGA
- the sctV gene encoding type III secretion system export apparatus subunit SctV has protein sequence MATADPNSFLSKYSDIVLAIVVVAIVGMMIVPLPTLLLDVLLTLNISISVVLLLISLYVPAALHLSVFPTLLLITTMFRLALTISTTRLILLTGDPGEVVVAFGKFVVQGNFIVGMIIFLILVVVNFIVISKGSERVAEVAARFTLDAMPGKQMSIDADLRAGVIDQDQGKKKRRDLERESQLFGAMDGAMKFVKGDAIASIIITVINIVGGLIIGVTQKGLAVGDAAQKYTLLTIGDGLVGMIPAILISTCAGIIVTRVGGEEEGAHLGKDVGSQLTAYPKAIAIASGMLIALGLIPGLPKIPFFFLGAGAGFGAWKMLKAKDAEAAGEDAPPSMEMENGTPMSSEPAPKESMNPDSELFIPVVTPIVLEVSDALVPYVDSRQDNGKFLFELVPFMRDGLFVELGVRFPGVRARGNGSLPPGAYQIQLNEVPIVTGQATLGHILVNDTVDRLRLMNIQGFEAVNPATRQPAAWVPEQYRETLEAAGLTTWDVPGYIILHMAALLRKNAREFVGVQETQTMLEQLEKAFPAIVKEVVPKVVNVLKLTDILSRLTEEEISIRDLRGILQALAEYGQVEADNVMLTEHVRASLRRYISHKYARGTGTLVVYLLDPQIEEAIRSSIKRTSAGAHLALEPEIAAEIVQAVRSECGHLPPSAQRPVILTAMDIRRYVRKLLEYEFTPSFSVLSYQELSPDLNIQPVARISTSR, from the coding sequence ATGGCTACCGCCGACCCGAACAGCTTCCTGTCCAAATACTCCGACATCGTCCTGGCGATCGTGGTCGTGGCCATCGTCGGGATGATGATCGTCCCGCTGCCCACACTGCTGCTGGACGTGCTGCTGACGCTCAACATCAGCATCTCGGTGGTCCTGCTCCTCATCTCGCTCTACGTGCCGGCTGCGCTGCACTTGTCGGTGTTCCCGACACTGCTGCTCATCACCACGATGTTCCGGCTGGCACTGACCATCTCCACCACCCGACTCATCCTCCTCACCGGTGACCCGGGTGAGGTGGTCGTGGCGTTCGGAAAGTTCGTGGTGCAGGGCAACTTCATCGTCGGAATGATCATCTTCCTCATTCTGGTGGTGGTGAACTTCATCGTCATCTCGAAGGGCTCGGAGCGCGTGGCCGAAGTGGCCGCCCGCTTCACCCTCGACGCCATGCCCGGCAAGCAGATGTCCATCGACGCGGACCTGCGCGCGGGCGTCATCGATCAGGACCAGGGCAAGAAGAAGCGCCGTGACCTGGAGCGCGAGAGCCAGCTCTTCGGCGCCATGGACGGCGCCATGAAGTTCGTGAAGGGCGACGCCATCGCGTCCATCATCATCACCGTCATCAACATCGTCGGTGGCCTCATCATCGGCGTGACCCAGAAGGGGTTGGCGGTGGGGGACGCGGCGCAGAAGTACACGCTGCTCACCATCGGTGACGGTCTGGTCGGCATGATTCCGGCCATCCTCATCTCCACCTGCGCCGGCATCATCGTGACGCGCGTCGGTGGTGAAGAGGAGGGTGCCCACCTCGGCAAGGACGTGGGCAGCCAGCTCACCGCGTACCCGAAGGCCATCGCCATCGCCTCGGGCATGCTCATCGCGCTCGGCCTCATCCCGGGTCTGCCCAAGATTCCGTTCTTCTTCCTGGGCGCGGGCGCGGGCTTTGGCGCCTGGAAGATGCTGAAGGCGAAGGATGCCGAGGCTGCTGGCGAGGATGCGCCTCCGTCCATGGAGATGGAGAACGGCACGCCGATGTCGTCGGAGCCGGCGCCCAAGGAGTCGATGAATCCGGACTCCGAGCTGTTCATCCCCGTGGTCACGCCCATCGTGCTCGAGGTGTCCGATGCCCTCGTGCCCTACGTGGACTCGCGGCAGGACAACGGCAAGTTCCTCTTCGAACTCGTCCCGTTCATGCGCGACGGCCTTTTCGTGGAGCTGGGCGTTCGCTTCCCGGGCGTGCGCGCGCGCGGCAACGGCTCGCTGCCGCCGGGCGCGTACCAGATTCAACTCAACGAGGTTCCCATCGTCACGGGCCAGGCCACGCTGGGCCACATCCTGGTCAACGACACGGTGGATCGCCTGCGGTTGATGAACATCCAGGGCTTCGAGGCGGTGAACCCCGCCACGCGTCAGCCCGCCGCGTGGGTGCCGGAGCAGTACCGCGAGACGCTGGAGGCCGCGGGCCTCACCACGTGGGACGTGCCTGGCTACATCATCCTGCACATGGCCGCGCTGCTGCGGAAGAACGCCCGCGAGTTCGTGGGCGTGCAGGAGACGCAGACGATGCTGGAGCAGTTGGAGAAGGCCTTCCCCGCCATCGTCAAGGAGGTGGTGCCGAAGGTCGTCAACGTGCTCAAGCTGACGGACATCCTGAGCCGCCTGACGGAGGAGGAGATCTCCATCCGCGACCTGCGCGGCATCCTCCAGGCCCTGGCGGAGTACGGGCAGGTGGAGGCGGACAACGTCATGCTCACCGAGCATGTCCGTGCCTCGCTGCGCCGCTACATCTCGCACAAGTACGCGCGCGGCACGGGGACGCTGGTCGTCTACCTGTTGGATCCGCAGATCGAGGAAGCGATCCGCAGCTCCATCAAGCGGACCTCGGCGGGCGCGCACCTCGCGCTGGAGCCGGAGATCGCCGCGGAGATCGTCCAGGCCGTACGCTCGGAGTGCGGACACCTGCCGCCCAGCGCGCAGCGCCCGGTCATCCTCACCGCCATGGACATCCGGCGCTACGTCCGCAAACTGCTGGAGTACGAGTTCACGCCGTCGTTCTCCGTGCTCAGCTACCAGGAGCTGTCGCCGGACCTGAACATCCAGCCGGTCGCTCGCATCTCGACCTCGCGGTAG
- a CDS encoding FHA domain-containing protein: protein MSVRLTVTQRSDAGASPGTEVVLDDAVITLGRDKSCQIVLPQQAVSRNHARIVQEGSIYFLEDLGSAYGTQINGKALPKGEKRLLRNGDVIAVAQYDVRFDRVTELAAESGSEKTSFIARGMVKDVMRGLANSDERYLRYMNGPREGQRIEISDAKEFVFGRDDKEADIVLKDDLVSRRHAKVRRDWSGTHVEDLGSRNGIRVNKKRVNRKALKDGDELEVGSTRLLYVDPTEPAEESVSLSADVAAPAPAPSPPRPSAVRRDAKATESAEESAPVAEEPAPEPAAEDPAPPAEEPAPEPPPEPEPPPPEPEPEPAAPSGIRAALGDKQKLVPLVVMGVVGLVFLILMIAVLVGA from the coding sequence ATGAGCGTTCGTCTGACCGTCACGCAGCGCAGCGACGCAGGGGCGAGCCCAGGCACCGAGGTCGTCCTTGACGACGCGGTCATCACCCTGGGCCGGGACAAGTCCTGCCAGATCGTGCTCCCACAGCAGGCAGTGTCGCGCAACCACGCGCGCATCGTCCAGGAGGGGAGCATCTACTTCCTGGAGGACCTGGGCAGCGCCTACGGCACGCAGATCAACGGGAAGGCCCTGCCCAAGGGCGAGAAGCGCCTGCTGCGCAACGGGGACGTCATCGCGGTCGCGCAGTACGACGTGCGCTTCGATCGCGTGACGGAGCTGGCCGCAGAGTCGGGCTCGGAGAAGACGTCCTTCATCGCCCGGGGCATGGTGAAGGACGTCATGCGCGGGCTGGCCAACTCGGATGAGCGCTACCTGCGCTACATGAACGGGCCGCGCGAAGGCCAGCGCATCGAGATCTCCGACGCCAAGGAGTTCGTCTTCGGCCGGGACGACAAAGAGGCGGACATCGTCCTGAAGGACGACCTCGTCTCGCGTCGCCACGCCAAGGTGCGCCGTGACTGGTCCGGCACGCACGTGGAAGACCTGGGCAGCCGCAACGGCATTCGCGTCAACAAGAAGCGGGTGAACCGCAAGGCGCTGAAGGACGGCGACGAGTTGGAGGTGGGCAGCACGCGACTGCTCTACGTGGACCCCACCGAGCCCGCGGAAGAGTCCGTCTCGCTCTCGGCGGACGTGGCCGCGCCGGCCCCAGCGCCCTCCCCTCCCCGTCCGTCCGCCGTGCGCCGCGACGCCAAGGCCACGGAGTCCGCCGAGGAGTCCGCGCCTGTCGCCGAGGAGCCTGCTCCCGAGCCCGCCGCGGAAGACCCCGCCCCGCCCGCGGAAGAGCCCGCGCCGGAGCCGCCCCCCGAGCCCGAGCCGCCGCCCCCGGAACCTGAGCCCGAGCCCGCCGCGCCCAGCGGCATCCGGGCCGCGCTCGGGGACAAGCAGAAGCTCGTGCCGCTCGTCGTGATGGGCGTCGTGGGACTCGTCTTCCTCATCCTGATGATCGCCGTGCTCGTCGGAGCCTGA
- a CDS encoding tetratricopeptide repeat protein, with amino-acid sequence MRLRRLVLALSVAAMLPLAACLNTPPPHERALINNELCAQELQKGDYQRATVYCDLGLEFSPQYADLWANKGLIAMGMDDKKRAKEYFIKALRYNQEHLQSYQNLGAIYLEEGAYGKAHDNFRRALQVNPDNLESRYDLGLTYMKMEKMEQAKKEFNTILAVNPNISNAHHNLGIIAFQEHDLDTAADHLAQAAQLTPDATEVWHDLGTVLLEQSRFVEAREAFGNCVRLDEQNSSCLNNLAVAQRKAALTDSALKELKDTQTAENSAPALYLLARQYKDKGLLAEEEGAYRKCVKLDAKFAPCHFGLFQIFSEAHKQQHAEAACKNFMKYGTSEEFPTEYQTCEKFLNSAAF; translated from the coding sequence ATGCGTCTTCGCCGCCTTGTCCTCGCGCTGTCGGTCGCCGCCATGCTGCCCTTGGCTGCCTGCTTGAATACCCCCCCGCCGCATGAGCGGGCGTTGATCAACAACGAGCTGTGCGCCCAGGAACTGCAAAAGGGTGACTACCAGCGCGCGACCGTCTACTGCGATCTGGGTCTGGAGTTCTCGCCGCAGTACGCGGACCTCTGGGCGAACAAGGGCCTCATCGCCATGGGCATGGACGACAAGAAGCGGGCCAAGGAGTATTTCATCAAGGCCCTGCGCTACAACCAGGAGCACCTCCAGTCGTACCAGAACCTGGGCGCCATCTACCTGGAGGAAGGTGCCTACGGAAAGGCGCACGACAACTTCCGCCGCGCCCTGCAGGTGAACCCGGACAACCTCGAGTCGCGTTACGACCTCGGGCTCACCTACATGAAGATGGAGAAGATGGAGCAGGCGAAGAAGGAGTTCAACACCATCCTCGCCGTCAATCCGAACATCTCCAACGCGCACCACAACCTGGGCATCATCGCCTTCCAGGAGCACGACCTGGACACGGCCGCCGACCACCTCGCGCAGGCCGCGCAGCTGACCCCGGACGCGACGGAAGTGTGGCACGACCTGGGCACCGTGCTGTTGGAGCAGAGCCGCTTCGTCGAGGCGCGTGAGGCCTTCGGCAACTGCGTGCGCCTGGACGAGCAGAACTCGAGCTGCCTCAACAACCTGGCGGTCGCCCAGCGCAAGGCGGCGCTCACGGACTCGGCCCTCAAGGAGCTGAAGGACACCCAGACGGCGGAGAACAGCGCCCCGGCGCTGTACCTGCTCGCGCGCCAGTACAAGGACAAGGGCCTGCTCGCGGAAGAGGAAGGCGCCTACCGCAAGTGCGTGAAGCTGGACGCGAAGTTCGCGCCCTGCCACTTCGGCCTCTTCCAGATCTTCTCCGAGGCCCACAAGCAGCAGCACGCCGAGGCCGCGTGCAAGAACTTCATGAAGTACGGCACGTCCGAGGAGTTCCCGACCGAGTACCAGACGTGCGAGAAGTTCCTCAACAGCGCCGCCTTCTAG
- a CDS encoding RDD family protein: MTPASDTLLDGTHTVLTPEYVEFRFTLAGVYSRLLAWLLDALLVLVGTAVVLIGLQFAMVVFPGFASALAIVVYFLIDWGYAIALESAWSGQTVGKRIMGLRVIQESGVRIGFYHAALRNLARPVDRLPLFYLVGGVAAMASRSNQRLGDLLAGTIVVRERRLKVPSALGTTGDEGLLADPLFVSRVKRLTTEERELVLSAAVRREELGIEARLRLFSALGARLQDALAMEKPAHLSDEKWTLLVATALLPRPARNSGARSTPPRPPRPSATSASSR; this comes from the coding sequence GTGACGCCCGCCAGCGATACCCTGCTCGACGGCACCCACACGGTGCTGACTCCTGAATACGTCGAATTCCGCTTCACGCTCGCGGGCGTGTACTCGCGCCTCCTCGCCTGGCTGCTGGACGCGCTGCTGGTGCTCGTGGGCACGGCGGTGGTGTTGATCGGCCTCCAGTTCGCGATGGTCGTCTTCCCGGGCTTCGCGAGCGCCCTGGCCATCGTCGTCTACTTCCTCATCGACTGGGGCTACGCCATCGCGCTGGAGTCCGCGTGGAGCGGCCAGACGGTGGGCAAGCGCATCATGGGCCTGCGGGTCATCCAGGAGAGCGGCGTGCGGATCGGCTTCTACCACGCGGCGCTGCGCAACCTGGCGCGGCCAGTGGACCGACTGCCGCTCTTCTATCTGGTGGGCGGCGTGGCGGCGATGGCGTCTCGCTCGAACCAGCGGCTGGGCGACCTGCTGGCGGGGACCATCGTCGTGCGCGAGCGACGCCTCAAGGTGCCCTCGGCGCTGGGCACCACGGGGGACGAGGGCCTCCTGGCGGATCCGCTGTTCGTCTCGCGGGTGAAGCGGCTCACCACCGAGGAGCGGGAGCTGGTGCTGTCGGCCGCCGTGCGCCGCGAGGAGCTGGGCATCGAGGCCCGCCTTCGGCTGTTCTCGGCGCTCGGGGCGCGGCTACAAGATGCCTTGGCGATGGAGAAGCCGGCCCACCTCTCGGACGAGAAGTGGACGCTCCTGGTGGCCACGGCCCTGCTGCCGCGCCCGGCGCGGAACTCCGGCGCTAGAAGTACGCCGCCACGCCCGCCGAGGCCGTCAGCGACTTCTGCGTCTTCTCGTTGA